Proteins co-encoded in one Pirellulales bacterium genomic window:
- the aroC gene encoding chorismate synthase translates to MLRYWTAGESHGKALVALVQGFPTGVSIETASIDRELQRRQGGYGRGGRQRIETDRVELLSGVWKGQSLGSPIAMIVANKDNKLDRLDDLDRPRPGHGDLTGAIKHLGSIRGILERASARETAARVAAGALAKQLLTQFGITAFGYTVELGGIAIEPQPGSLEEQRVLRDESEIYSLNPAQDQRIKDLIDECGKEGDTLGGVLEVRVEGLPFGLGTHAQWDVKLDGRLAQAVMAVQAIKGVEIGLGFEAARRRGSQVHDPIEYDERQKNTANLGYVRPTNNAGGLEAGMTNGQPLVIRAAKKPISTLRKPLASINLGTKEPEAAAYERSDVCAVPAAGVILENVVAFEIAAALIEKFGGDSLTEMQARWDLFQEMARQR, encoded by the coding sequence ATGCTGCGCTATTGGACCGCCGGAGAATCGCACGGCAAGGCGCTTGTGGCGTTGGTACAGGGATTTCCGACCGGCGTGTCGATTGAGACTGCATCAATAGATCGTGAATTACAGCGGCGGCAGGGGGGATACGGTCGCGGTGGTCGGCAACGTATCGAAACCGATCGTGTCGAGCTCCTCAGCGGCGTTTGGAAGGGGCAATCTTTGGGCAGCCCGATCGCAATGATCGTTGCCAACAAGGACAACAAACTCGACCGGCTCGATGATCTCGACCGTCCGCGTCCAGGGCATGGTGATCTTACCGGAGCCATTAAGCATCTTGGCTCGATCCGCGGCATTCTGGAACGCGCAAGTGCTCGTGAGACGGCAGCTCGCGTCGCGGCCGGCGCACTGGCCAAGCAGTTGTTGACGCAGTTCGGCATCACGGCCTTCGGATACACGGTCGAGCTCGGCGGCATTGCCATCGAGCCGCAGCCCGGCTCTCTGGAAGAACAGCGGGTCTTGCGTGATGAAAGCGAGATCTACTCGCTCAATCCGGCCCAGGATCAGCGGATCAAGGACCTGATCGACGAGTGTGGTAAGGAGGGCGATACGCTGGGTGGGGTTCTTGAGGTGCGCGTCGAAGGTCTGCCGTTTGGTCTGGGAACGCACGCGCAGTGGGATGTGAAGCTTGACGGCCGTTTAGCCCAGGCCGTTATGGCTGTGCAAGCCATCAAGGGGGTCGAGATTGGTTTGGGGTTCGAGGCGGCGCGGCGGCGCGGCTCGCAAGTTCACGATCCCATCGAGTACGACGAGCGCCAAAAGAACACTGCCAATCTGGGCTATGTTCGTCCCACAAACAATGCCGGAGGACTCGAGGCGGGCATGACTAACGGTCAGCCGCTAGTCATCCGTGCGGCCAAAAAACCCATCAGCACGCTGCGTAAACCGCTAGCAAGCATTAATCTTGGCACGAAGGAGCCTGAAGCGGCGGCTTACGAGCGCAGCGATGTGTGTGCGGTGCCGGCCGCTGGCGTAATTCTAGAAAATGTCGTGGCCTTCGAGATTGCCGCCGCATTAATCGAAAAGTTCGGCGGCGACAGCTTGACGGAGATGCAGGCCCGCTGGGATTTGTTTCAAGAAATGGCGCGACAGCGTTAA
- a CDS encoding phosphoribosylaminoimidazolesuccinocarboxamide synthase: MTTSAVLETTIQGIPVRRGKVRDVYDLGDKLLLAATDRISAFDWVLPTGIPDKGRVLTQLSSFWFDELGEPNHVLSTDIERMAELPPSADREMLSGRSTLVRKTQVVPIECVVRGYLAGSGWKEYRQHGTVCGIRLPAGLTESSKLPEPIFTPATKEESGHDINISFERMVEIVGQDVSDELRERSISVYQRGAELALTKGIIICDTKFEWGSVNGQLILIDEVLTPDSSRFWPADAYKPGGSPPSFDKQFVRDWLETTDWDKNSTPPELPPDVVTRTREKYIEAYERLTGRSFPWR, translated from the coding sequence ATGACTACTTCCGCTGTCCTGGAGACGACGATCCAAGGTATCCCGGTGCGCCGCGGCAAAGTACGAGATGTCTACGATTTGGGAGATAAGCTGTTGCTGGCGGCAACCGATCGGATCAGTGCATTTGATTGGGTATTACCGACGGGCATTCCCGACAAGGGGCGCGTCCTCACGCAGCTAAGTTCGTTTTGGTTCGACGAACTAGGCGAACCCAATCACGTTCTCTCGACCGATATTGAGAGAATGGCGGAGTTGCCGCCGTCGGCCGATCGCGAGATGCTGTCGGGGCGGTCGACCTTGGTTCGCAAAACCCAAGTTGTACCAATTGAGTGTGTGGTGCGCGGCTATCTTGCTGGTTCCGGCTGGAAAGAATACCGCCAACACGGCACTGTGTGCGGCATCCGCCTGCCGGCGGGCCTGACCGAAAGCTCGAAGTTACCCGAGCCCATCTTCACACCGGCCACGAAGGAAGAAAGCGGACACGACATCAACATCTCCTTCGAGCGCATGGTTGAAATAGTCGGCCAAGACGTTTCCGACGAGTTGCGCGAGCGCAGTATCAGTGTCTACCAGCGAGGCGCTGAACTGGCCCTGACCAAGGGCATCATCATCTGTGATACAAAGTTCGAATGGGGAAGCGTCAATGGTCAGTTGATTCTGATCGACGAGGTGCTCACGCCCGACAGCTCGCGGTTCTGGCCAGCCGACGCCTATAAGCCCGGCGGCAGCCCACCGTCGTTCGACAAGCAGTTCGTGCGGGACTGGCTCGAGACGACAGATTGGGACAAGAACAGCACTCCGCCCGAATTGCCGCCGGATGTCGTGACGCGGACCCGGGAGAAGTATATCGAAGCGTACGAGCGTCTTACCGGACGAAGCTTTCCCTGGCGATAG